The proteins below are encoded in one region of Pseudomonas ekonensis:
- the gspG gene encoding type II secretion system major pseudopilin GspG: protein MKRCLRSSPRAQHGFTLLELLVVLVVLGLLAGIVAPKYFAQLGRSEVKVAKAQIEGLSKALDLYRLEVGHYPSTEQGLQALVTAPSDEAKWTGPYIQKKLPLDPWGRAYSYRYPGENAEYDLLSMGKDGQPGGDGENAEVTNWQ from the coding sequence ATGAAACGGTGTTTGCGTTCGTCACCGCGTGCCCAGCACGGCTTCACCCTGCTCGAACTGCTGGTGGTGCTGGTGGTGCTCGGCCTGCTGGCCGGGATCGTCGCGCCCAAGTACTTCGCCCAGTTGGGCCGCTCCGAAGTGAAGGTCGCCAAGGCGCAGATCGAGGGCCTGAGCAAGGCCCTGGACCTGTACCGGCTGGAGGTCGGCCACTACCCCTCCACCGAACAGGGATTGCAGGCGCTGGTGACCGCCCCGAGCGACGAAGCGAAGTGGACCGGCCCGTACATTCAGAAAAAACTGCCGCTGGATCCGTGGGGCCGCGCCTACAGCTATCGCTACCCCGGCGAAAACGCCGAGTATGACCTGCTGTCCATGGGCAAGGACGGCCAGCCCGGCGGCGACGGCGAAAACGCCGAAGTCACCAACTGGCAATGA
- a CDS encoding type II secretion system F family protein has protein sequence MRFHLKAVGKAGVVSLSVEAPGQSEARRIAEEQGLRVVSLHAERHWRSLRLRQRETFNLVLFSQELTTLLNAGLPLIDALESLAEKETAPAARKTLSELVRLLYEGKSFSQALGQLSAVFPPLYVALVQSSEKTGAVGDALGRYVSYRQRMDEVRQKIVSASIYPLLLLVVGGGVVLFLMGYVVPRFSLVFEGLGSNLPWLSQILMGSGMFLHAHQGEFFGALAALVVTLALLQKQPAFRRALDRLVERLPAVHQRIFMYELARFYRSLGILLQGGIPLVTAMGMVRGLLTVASRTRLDQACERVREGQSLSAALELNRLVTPVSLRLLRAGEQSGNLGQMMERSADFYDEEISRWIEWFVRLFEPLLMTFIGLLIGVIVILMYIPIFELASSIH, from the coding sequence ATGCGTTTTCATCTGAAGGCGGTGGGCAAGGCCGGGGTGGTGTCGCTGAGCGTCGAGGCGCCCGGCCAGAGCGAGGCGCGGCGCATCGCCGAGGAGCAGGGCCTGCGCGTGGTCAGCCTGCACGCCGAGCGGCACTGGCGTTCGTTGCGCCTGCGCCAGCGCGAGACGTTCAACCTGGTGCTGTTCAGCCAGGAGCTGACCACCCTGCTCAACGCCGGCCTGCCGCTGATCGACGCGCTGGAAAGCCTGGCGGAAAAAGAGACCGCCCCCGCCGCCCGCAAGACCCTCAGTGAGCTGGTGCGCCTGCTGTACGAAGGCAAATCCTTCTCCCAGGCGCTGGGGCAACTGTCGGCGGTGTTCCCGCCGCTGTACGTGGCGCTGGTGCAGTCCAGCGAGAAGACCGGCGCGGTGGGCGATGCGCTGGGCCGCTACGTCAGCTACCGCCAGCGCATGGACGAGGTGCGGCAGAAGATCGTCAGCGCCTCGATCTACCCGTTGCTGTTGCTGGTGGTGGGCGGCGGCGTGGTGCTGTTCCTGATGGGCTACGTGGTGCCGCGCTTCAGCCTGGTGTTCGAAGGGCTGGGCTCGAACCTGCCGTGGCTGTCGCAGATCCTGATGGGCAGCGGGATGTTCCTGCATGCGCACCAGGGCGAATTCTTCGGCGCCCTGGCGGCGCTGGTCGTGACGCTTGCGCTGCTGCAGAAGCAGCCGGCGTTTCGCCGGGCGCTGGATCGGCTGGTGGAACGGCTGCCTGCCGTGCACCAGCGGATCTTCATGTATGAACTGGCGCGGTTCTACCGCTCGCTGGGGATCCTGCTGCAAGGCGGGATCCCGCTGGTGACCGCCATGGGCATGGTGCGCGGCCTGCTCACCGTGGCCTCGCGCACGCGGCTGGACCAGGCCTGCGAGCGGGTGCGCGAAGGGCAGTCGCTGTCCGCCGCGCTGGAGCTCAATCGGCTGGTGACGCCTGTGTCCCTGCGCCTGCTGCGTGCCGGGGAGCAGTCCGGCAACCTGGGCCAGATGATGGAGCGCAGCGCCGATTTCTACGACGAGGAGATCAGCCGCTGGATCGAATGGTTCGTGCGCCTGTTCGAACCGCTGCTCATGACGTTCATCGGCCTGCTGATCGGCGTGATCGTGATCCTGATGTACATCCCGATCTTCGAACTGGCCTCAAGCATTCACTGA
- a CDS encoding lytic transglycosylase domain-containing protein translates to MKPFATGLLAAGLLGGLFLTAVAQADVFVSVDAKGSYVLSNVHRPGRTYERVIHEPGNTLAGADRQPQMIAAQPYAELVSAAATANHLPEALLHAVINAESNYNPGATSPKGAGGLMQLMPDTARELGVKDVYDPKANIQGGARYLKRLMTLFDNDIALAVAAYNAGPDAVLSRGRVIPPFAETQRYVPSVLRQYRRLQGLADDAPL, encoded by the coding sequence ATGAAACCGTTCGCCACCGGATTGCTCGCCGCAGGACTGCTCGGCGGCCTGTTCCTGACCGCTGTCGCCCAAGCCGATGTGTTCGTCTCCGTGGACGCCAAGGGCAGCTATGTGCTGTCCAACGTCCACCGTCCCGGACGCACCTACGAGCGGGTGATCCACGAACCCGGCAACACGCTGGCCGGCGCCGACCGGCAGCCGCAGATGATCGCCGCCCAGCCCTACGCGGAACTGGTGTCGGCGGCGGCCACGGCCAATCACCTGCCCGAAGCGCTGCTGCACGCGGTGATCAACGCCGAATCGAACTACAACCCCGGCGCCACCTCGCCCAAGGGCGCGGGTGGGCTGATGCAGTTGATGCCCGACACTGCGCGGGAGCTGGGGGTGAAGGACGTCTACGACCCCAAGGCCAACATCCAGGGCGGCGCCCGTTACCTCAAGCGCCTGATGACCCTGTTCGACAACGACATCGCCCTCGCCGTGGCCGCCTACAACGCAGGTCCCGACGCGGTGCTCAGCCGCGGCCGGGTGATCCCGCCGTTCGCCGAAACCCAGCGTTACGTGCCCAGCGTCCTGCGCCAGTACCGGCGTCTTCAGGGGCTGGCGGACGATGCGCCGCTGTAG
- a CDS encoding YncE family protein, producing MLAVTGALAQADEVQTLARDGVKVDFALRPLAEDGTLREGGFADVQFRIADAASGQPLSGVAPGAWIDPQAVAADQAQGRDRSCKARVGVFLKSNIGARPLLDLNSYFVLVMNRDASLSVVDPSVSVGGITSTLARIELAGPPMDWVTPKDNKQVFVSMPAAGQVAVIDSERFKVSGSVAAGSQPVRVALQPDERLLWVGNNAAKADESGVTVIDTQSLKPLKHLATGRGHHEIAFSKDSRFAFVSNRDDGTLSVIDVAGLSLLKQVKTGASPLSVAYSPLSGAVYVADGKDGTVTVIDSVSHAVRRVIKLQQGLGPMGFGADGRFGVVLNTVENRATVIDAANDAAIHDLEVSAEPYQVVFTRAYAYVRGLASPKVTMINLASLGEGRRPISQGFEAGPQPPRLAGDLPLASSLAVARDDNAVFVVNPVDNTTYFYAEGMNAPMSGYPNRGQSARAALVVDRSLREVEPGLYSARVKLPAAGRFDVAFLLNQPNLIHCFTAQVEPDSAQPRHAGTPKVEFLLDKTAVTLNDPYVVRFRIVQGKQDAARAGVKDVQLRYFLAPTSRPRTVAALEVADGIYEAPVTLDRSGAWYLHVRAASLGAGFDDKTFASVRVQPGKTQ from the coding sequence ATGTTGGCGGTCACCGGTGCGCTGGCGCAGGCCGACGAGGTGCAGACCCTGGCCCGGGACGGGGTGAAGGTGGACTTCGCGCTGCGGCCGCTCGCCGAGGACGGCACCCTGCGCGAAGGCGGGTTCGCCGACGTGCAGTTCCGCATCGCTGACGCCGCCTCCGGCCAACCGCTGTCCGGCGTGGCGCCGGGGGCGTGGATCGATCCGCAGGCCGTCGCCGCCGACCAGGCCCAGGGCCGCGACCGTAGCTGCAAGGCGCGGGTCGGGGTGTTCCTCAAGTCGAACATCGGCGCGCGTCCGCTGCTCGACCTCAACAGTTACTTCGTGCTGGTGATGAACCGCGACGCGAGCCTTTCGGTGGTCGACCCGTCGGTGTCGGTGGGCGGCATCACCAGCACCCTGGCACGGATCGAACTGGCCGGGCCGCCGATGGACTGGGTCACGCCGAAGGACAACAAACAGGTGTTCGTGTCGATGCCGGCGGCGGGGCAGGTGGCGGTGATCGACAGCGAACGGTTCAAGGTCAGCGGTTCCGTCGCCGCCGGCAGCCAGCCGGTGCGGGTGGCGCTGCAGCCGGACGAGCGTTTGCTGTGGGTCGGCAACAACGCGGCCAAGGCCGACGAGTCCGGCGTCACGGTGATCGACACCCAAAGCCTCAAGCCGCTCAAGCACCTGGCCACCGGCCGCGGCCACCACGAAATCGCCTTCAGCAAGGACAGCCGCTTCGCGTTCGTCAGCAACCGCGACGACGGCACCTTGAGCGTCATCGACGTCGCCGGCCTCAGCCTGCTCAAACAGGTCAAGACCGGCGCCAGTCCGCTGTCGGTGGCGTACTCGCCGCTGTCCGGCGCGGTGTACGTGGCCGACGGCAAGGACGGCACCGTGACCGTGATCGACAGCGTCAGCCACGCGGTGCGGCGGGTGATCAAGCTGCAGCAGGGCCTGGGGCCGATGGGCTTCGGCGCCGACGGCCGCTTCGGCGTGGTGCTCAACACCGTGGAAAACCGCGCCACGGTGATCGACGCCGCCAACGACGCGGCCATCCATGACCTGGAGGTGTCCGCCGAGCCCTATCAAGTGGTGTTCACCCGGGCCTACGCCTACGTGCGCGGCCTGGCGTCGCCGAAGGTCACGATGATCAACCTCGCGTCCCTGGGCGAGGGGCGCCGGCCGATCAGCCAAGGGTTCGAGGCCGGGCCCCAGCCGCCGCGGCTGGCCGGGGACTTGCCGCTGGCGTCGAGCCTGGCGGTGGCGCGGGACGACAACGCGGTGTTCGTGGTCAACCCCGTGGACAACACCACCTATTTCTACGCCGAAGGCATGAACGCGCCGATGTCCGGCTACCCCAACCGGGGCCAGTCGGCCCGGGCCGCGCTGGTCGTCGACCGCAGCCTGCGCGAGGTGGAGCCCGGGCTGTACAGCGCGCGGGTCAAGCTGCCGGCGGCCGGGCGCTTCGACGTGGCGTTCCTGCTCAACCAGCCGAACCTCATCCATTGCTTCACCGCGCAGGTGGAGCCGGACAGCGCCCAGCCCCGGCACGCCGGAACGCCCAAGGTCGAGTTCCTGCTGGACAAGACCGCCGTGACGCTCAACGACCCCTACGTGGTGCGCTTTCGCATCGTGCAGGGCAAGCAGGACGCCGCACGCGCCGGGGTGAAGGACGTGCAGTTGCGCTACTTCCTCGCGCCCACCTCGCGCCCCCGCACGGTGGCGGCGCTGGAAGTCGCCGACGGGATCTATGAAGCCCCCGTGACCCTCGACCGCAGCGGCGCGTGGTACCTGCACGTGCGCGCCGCCTCGCTGGGCGCCGGCTTCGACGACAAGACCTTTGCCAGTGTCCGGGTGCAGCCCGGCAAGACTCAGTGA
- the mnxG gene encoding manganese-oxidizing multicopper oxidase MnxG: MVGIHHAPSLLNWMLLLASMLSVELASAAVRCERNLVANVVAFDQPLMFNRLGAQNVNGMMFALRRDVVDDRNVSLAQGGAAVPGKVSLRPDKRPRPLVLRVAAGDCLTVNLQNLLAYQANPNHHWAEGGEEEGEDALENVNAGEAFKADEQVADRHVGFQVNGLQAVNGIDDIASFTGRNGNSLAAPGASRSYTLFAEREGAFDVSSRGATFGGEGAAGNNANGLFAQVVVVPKGGRTYRNTVTEEEMRLASTGRTPAGHPVVDYQARYPQREPWLREGKAGSPIIAMVDGSEIISSESDAIVMGSNPDGSFPPVTYPLESVGKRNPALPNRLEPFRDFAAQFQDETAVTQAFPAYFADPVMGHVLEPTRDSFMINYGAGGMGAEVIANRLGVGPMHDCLSCAYEEFFLSSHTVGDVAMLVDVPANAGLENIAPGQTPRADQVGVKATMALYPSEPSNVNHSYIGDFVKFRNTHNGYEHHIFHLHGHQWLFNPNDDNSDYVDAQGIGPGAGYTYEIANGGSGNRNRVAGDAIFHCHFYPHFAQGMWAMWRVHDVFEEGTRLEVSQQGADGFHSEPYALRSGKPAAGARALPDGEIIAGTPIPAVVPLPGKAMAPMPGKVVVVPKVGETLVAGHDEDDDEEDADDDGHHGGDDAGQAIGSLALVDRSEANRNADGSLKNPGYPFWIGGMESSVGQRPPTPPLDMLDATAAQALKASGKALWANLDPNQSGGWDGGLPRHALDGKSAGGEAHTVTTSLDFSKEVVRARPIYLPEEGTEVEQAAMAFHAKKDHPSFALLPGNQVVAKAFRTNGALPVAGAPYYEPCMDDRQKRLTGSAGSGEFASGERLDGLSFVGSSSFTADRPRVYKAANIQFDAVYNKVGYHFPQARILALWEDAWPVITKQRPPEPLVMRMNTFDCVQYQQTNLVPAVYEMDDYQVRTPTDVIGQHIHLPKWDLTAADGSSNGWNYEDGVLSPGAVQERVHAIRAFNGCEGSDPRDGTPACPKARAHPFFGQYGRSDWLGARTAMQRWFVDPVVNTKGVDRGLGTIFTHDHLGPSTHQQIGLYATVLAEPAGSTWFHAETGEPLYSGARQDGGPTSWQAVINTGDLDGDGLNDSFREFFLEYSDFQHAYEAGVYVGAGPNGIPDAQAFPATADSFRFAINPPVRNNAGNLLEAVVEARGGIKPGCPSRPCPQAISVDDPGMFVVNYRNEPLALRVFDPNKVGPDGKRGMQADGLGGDLAYAMQSRTDRAIPAMNLAPNLINSATGPTGGTTLFPPHINKGGAEPGDPFTPMLRTYTGDNVRLRVHAGGHEEEHNVTLHGVKWLQSGSGFGNSSNSGWRASQMVGISEQMGFIAPVSMLSSSAAATGDYLYSMDASIEGYWNGIWGVMRNYTAQRNDLFALPNNPKPTGMRNTVAFDGTCPRISANPNGIGTRPTVQRNYEVVAALANDILRNPLALAIGDPAGLGQHVGGPLNPAGGTLVFNSRPVSIPQVTVTDPEDGQTITLGGQSGPIHDPTAILYVRKSDLDPATGKLKPGVPVEPLVLRAAAGDCINVTLENRLPSVMPDLAQTAILQGLAKRDRNGGDGSTTFNNNLLRPSSHVGLHAQLLAYDITKSDGVNVGANPIQTVPPRIGNSGAYPTRTYQYYAGHLEREGKPVTQLGRNVDNINATAVEFGGLNFTPADVIKQPQKGLGGAMSVLPMGATWVDDARKVAATVTVAGQSAYRDFAMVWQRALNLRWANGRPVEGIASEGLGVPNDPKDNAGMAINYKAEPMWYRFGLAPDAPFGRADGHGYGDVPNAHMAYSNALVGGDPQTPVFYAKPGQPLRTHILMPTGGSRGSTFQLDGHLWSVNPFLSEKSDVGGYPMNAPGVGSVKFGYNPMSMYIGARESVLPAAHFSFMLPSAGGSNAIPGDYLFRDNASFGNTAGLWGLLRVTNEPEPAPAGQ; encoded by the coding sequence ATGGTAGGCATCCACCACGCTCCGTCCCTGTTGAACTGGATGCTGTTGCTGGCCTCGATGCTCAGCGTCGAACTGGCCAGCGCGGCGGTGCGCTGCGAGCGCAACCTGGTGGCCAACGTGGTGGCGTTCGATCAGCCGCTGATGTTCAACCGCCTGGGCGCGCAGAACGTCAACGGCATGATGTTCGCCCTGCGCCGGGACGTGGTCGATGACCGCAATGTGTCCCTGGCCCAGGGCGGCGCGGCGGTGCCGGGCAAGGTCTCGCTGCGTCCCGACAAGCGTCCGCGGCCGCTGGTGCTGCGGGTGGCGGCGGGGGACTGCCTGACCGTCAACCTGCAGAACCTGCTGGCCTACCAGGCCAACCCGAACCACCACTGGGCCGAGGGCGGTGAAGAAGAGGGCGAAGACGCGTTGGAGAACGTCAACGCCGGCGAGGCCTTCAAGGCCGATGAGCAAGTGGCCGACCGGCATGTCGGGTTCCAGGTCAACGGTTTGCAGGCGGTGAACGGCATCGACGACATCGCCTCGTTCACCGGCCGCAACGGCAACAGCCTGGCCGCCCCCGGCGCGAGCCGTTCCTACACCCTGTTCGCCGAGCGCGAAGGGGCCTTCGACGTCAGCAGCCGCGGCGCGACCTTCGGCGGCGAGGGGGCGGCCGGCAACAACGCCAACGGCCTGTTCGCCCAAGTGGTGGTCGTGCCCAAGGGCGGCCGCACCTACCGCAACACCGTCACCGAAGAAGAAATGCGCCTGGCCAGCACCGGCCGCACGCCGGCCGGCCACCCCGTCGTCGACTACCAGGCCCGCTACCCGCAGCGCGAACCCTGGCTGCGCGAAGGCAAGGCCGGATCGCCGATCATCGCCATGGTCGACGGCAGCGAAATCATCTCCAGCGAAAGCGACGCCATCGTCATGGGCAGCAACCCCGACGGCAGCTTCCCGCCGGTCACCTATCCGCTGGAATCGGTGGGCAAGCGCAACCCGGCGTTGCCCAACCGGCTGGAGCCGTTCCGCGATTTCGCCGCGCAGTTCCAGGACGAGACCGCCGTCACCCAGGCCTTCCCGGCGTACTTCGCGGACCCGGTGATGGGCCATGTGCTGGAGCCGACCCGCGACTCGTTCATGATCAACTACGGGGCCGGAGGCATGGGCGCGGAAGTCATCGCCAACCGCTTGGGCGTGGGGCCGATGCACGATTGCCTGTCGTGCGCCTATGAGGAGTTCTTCCTGAGCTCGCACACCGTGGGCGACGTGGCGATGCTGGTGGACGTGCCGGCCAACGCTGGCCTTGAGAACATCGCTCCGGGCCAGACCCCGCGCGCCGATCAGGTGGGCGTGAAGGCGACCATGGCGCTGTACCCGTCGGAGCCTTCCAACGTCAACCACAGCTACATCGGTGACTTCGTCAAGTTCCGCAACACCCACAACGGCTACGAGCACCACATCTTCCACCTGCACGGCCACCAGTGGCTGTTCAACCCCAACGACGACAACTCCGACTACGTCGATGCCCAAGGCATCGGCCCGGGCGCCGGCTACACCTACGAAATCGCCAACGGCGGCTCGGGCAACCGCAACCGGGTGGCCGGGGATGCGATCTTCCACTGCCATTTCTATCCGCACTTCGCCCAGGGCATGTGGGCCATGTGGCGGGTGCACGACGTGTTCGAGGAAGGCACCCGGCTTGAGGTGTCGCAGCAGGGCGCCGACGGCTTCCACAGCGAACCCTATGCGCTGCGCAGCGGCAAGCCGGCGGCCGGGGCGCGGGCCTTGCCCGACGGAGAGATCATCGCCGGCACGCCGATCCCGGCGGTGGTGCCGCTGCCCGGCAAGGCCATGGCACCGATGCCCGGCAAGGTCGTGGTGGTGCCGAAGGTCGGCGAGACCCTGGTCGCCGGCCACGACGAGGATGACGACGAGGAAGACGCAGACGATGACGGGCACCACGGCGGCGACGACGCAGGCCAGGCGATCGGATCGCTGGCCCTGGTGGACCGCAGCGAGGCCAACCGCAACGCCGACGGCAGCCTGAAGAACCCCGGCTATCCGTTCTGGATCGGCGGCATGGAAAGCTCGGTGGGCCAACGTCCGCCGACTCCGCCGCTGGACATGCTCGACGCCACTGCCGCGCAGGCGCTCAAGGCCAGCGGCAAGGCGCTGTGGGCCAACCTTGACCCGAACCAGTCCGGTGGCTGGGACGGCGGCCTGCCGCGCCATGCGCTGGACGGCAAGTCCGCAGGCGGCGAGGCGCACACCGTGACCACCTCGCTGGACTTCTCCAAGGAAGTGGTGCGGGCCAGGCCGATCTATCTGCCGGAGGAGGGCACCGAGGTCGAACAGGCCGCCATGGCTTTCCACGCGAAAAAGGATCACCCAAGCTTTGCCTTGCTGCCCGGCAACCAGGTGGTGGCCAAGGCCTTCCGCACCAACGGCGCTTTGCCGGTGGCCGGTGCGCCGTACTACGAGCCGTGCATGGACGACCGCCAGAAGCGCCTGACCGGCAGCGCCGGCAGCGGTGAGTTCGCCAGCGGCGAGCGCCTCGACGGATTGTCGTTCGTCGGTTCGTCGAGCTTCACCGCCGACCGCCCGCGGGTCTACAAGGCCGCCAACATCCAGTTCGACGCGGTGTACAACAAGGTCGGCTACCACTTCCCGCAGGCGCGCATCCTGGCGCTGTGGGAGGACGCCTGGCCGGTGATCACCAAGCAGCGTCCGCCGGAGCCGCTGGTGATGCGCATGAACACCTTCGACTGCGTGCAGTACCAGCAGACCAACCTGGTGCCGGCCGTCTACGAGATGGACGACTATCAGGTGCGCACTCCGACCGACGTGATCGGCCAGCACATTCACCTGCCCAAGTGGGACCTGACCGCCGCCGACGGTTCCTCCAACGGCTGGAACTATGAGGACGGTGTGCTTTCCCCCGGCGCCGTGCAGGAGCGCGTGCATGCCATCCGCGCCTTCAACGGCTGCGAAGGCAGCGACCCGCGCGACGGCACGCCGGCCTGTCCGAAGGCCCGTGCGCATCCGTTCTTCGGCCAGTACGGGCGCAGCGACTGGCTGGGCGCGCGCACGGCGATGCAGCGCTGGTTCGTCGACCCGGTGGTGAACACCAAAGGCGTGGACCGCGGCCTGGGCACGATCTTCACCCACGACCACCTCGGCCCGTCGACCCACCAGCAGATCGGCCTGTACGCCACGGTGCTGGCCGAGCCCGCCGGTTCCACCTGGTTCCACGCCGAGACCGGCGAGCCGCTCTACAGCGGGGCGCGGCAGGACGGCGGGCCGACCTCGTGGCAAGCGGTGATCAACACCGGCGACCTCGACGGCGACGGCCTCAACGACAGCTTCCGCGAGTTCTTCCTGGAGTACAGCGACTTCCAGCACGCCTATGAAGCCGGCGTGTACGTGGGCGCCGGCCCCAACGGGATTCCCGATGCGCAGGCGTTCCCGGCCACCGCCGACAGCTTCCGCTTCGCGATCAACCCGCCGGTGCGCAACAACGCCGGCAACCTGCTCGAAGCGGTGGTCGAGGCCCGCGGCGGGATCAAGCCCGGCTGCCCGAGCCGGCCGTGCCCGCAGGCGATCTCGGTGGATGACCCCGGCATGTTCGTCGTCAACTACCGCAACGAGCCGCTGGCCCTGCGGGTGTTCGACCCGAACAAGGTCGGCCCCGACGGCAAGCGCGGCATGCAGGCCGACGGCCTGGGCGGCGACCTCGCCTACGCCATGCAGAGCCGCACCGACCGGGCGATCCCGGCGATGAACCTGGCCCCGAACCTGATCAACTCCGCCACCGGGCCCACCGGCGGCACCACGCTGTTCCCGCCGCACATCAACAAAGGCGGCGCCGAGCCCGGCGATCCGTTCACGCCGATGCTGCGCACCTACACCGGCGACAACGTGCGGCTGCGGGTGCACGCCGGCGGCCATGAGGAAGAGCACAACGTCACCCTGCACGGCGTGAAGTGGCTGCAGAGCGGGTCCGGGTTCGGCAACAGCTCGAACTCCGGCTGGCGCGCCTCGCAGATGGTCGGGATCTCCGAGCAGATGGGCTTCATCGCGCCGGTGTCGATGCTCTCCAGTTCCGCCGCCGCCACCGGGGATTACCTGTACTCGATGGACGCCTCGATCGAAGGCTACTGGAACGGCATCTGGGGCGTGATGCGCAACTACACCGCCCAGCGCAACGACCTGTTCGCGCTGCCGAACAACCCCAAGCCCACCGGCATGCGCAACACCGTGGCGTTCGACGGCACCTGCCCGCGGATCAGCGCCAACCCCAACGGCATCGGCACCCGGCCCACCGTGCAGCGCAACTATGAAGTGGTCGCGGCGCTGGCCAACGACATCCTGCGCAACCCGCTGGCGCTGGCCATCGGCGATCCGGCCGGGCTCGGCCAGCACGTCGGCGGGCCGCTGAACCCGGCCGGCGGCACGCTGGTGTTCAACTCGCGGCCGGTGAGCATCCCGCAAGTGACGGTGACCGATCCTGAGGACGGCCAGACGATCACCCTCGGCGGCCAGAGCGGGCCGATCCATGACCCGACCGCGATCCTCTACGTGCGCAAGTCCGACCTCGACCCGGCCACCGGCAAGCTCAAGCCCGGCGTGCCTGTGGAGCCGCTGGTGCTGCGGGCGGCGGCCGGCGACTGCATCAACGTCACCCTGGAGAACCGCCTGCCGAGCGTGATGCCCGACCTGGCCCAGACCGCCATCCTGCAAGGCCTGGCCAAGCGTGACCGCAACGGCGGCGACGGCTCGACCACGTTCAACAACAACCTGCTGCGGCCGTCCAGCCATGTGGGCCTGCATGCGCAACTGCTGGCCTACGACATCACCAAGTCGGACGGCGTGAACGTCGGCGCCAACCCGATCCAGACCGTGCCGCCGCGCATCGGCAACAGCGGTGCCTACCCGACCCGTACCTATCAGTACTACGCCGGGCACCTGGAGCGCGAAGGCAAACCGGTGACGCAACTGGGGCGCAACGTCGACAACATCAACGCCACGGCGGTGGAGTTCGGCGGTCTCAACTTCACCCCGGCGGATGTGATCAAGCAGCCGCAGAAAGGCTTGGGCGGGGCGATGAGCGTGCTGCCGATGGGCGCCACCTGGGTCGATGACGCCCGCAAAGTGGCGGCCACGGTGACGGTGGCGGGGCAGTCGGCCTACCGCGACTTCGCCATGGTCTGGCAGCGCGCCCTCAACCTGCGCTGGGCCAACGGCCGGCCGGTGGAAGGCATCGCCTCCGAAGGCCTGGGCGTGCCGAACGATCCGAAGGACAACGCCGGCATGGCCATCAACTACAAGGCCGAACCGATGTGGTACCGCTTCGGGCTGGCGCCGGACGCACCGTTCGGCCGCGCCGACGGCCACGGCTACGGCGACGTGCCGAACGCGCACATGGCCTACAGCAACGCGCTGGTGGGCGGCGATCCGCAGACGCCGGTGTTCTACGCCAAACCGGGGCAGCCGTTGCGCACCCACATCCTGATGCCTACCGGCGGCAGCCGCGGCTCGACCTTCCAGCTCGACGGGCACCTGTGGTCGGTCAACCCGTTCCTGTCGGAGAAGAGCGACGTCGGCGGCTACCCGATGAACGCGCCCGGCGTGGGTTCGGTGAAGTTCGGCTACAACCCGATGTCGATGTACATCGGCGCCCGCGAGAGCGTGCTGCCGGCGGCGCACTTCAGCTTCATGCTGCCGAGCGCCGGGGGCAGCAACGCGATACCGGGGGATTACCTGTTCCGCGACAACGCCTCGTTCGGCAACACCGCCGGGCTGTGGGGCCTGCTGCGGGTGACCAACGAGCCCGAGCCGGCGCCGGCGGGGCAATAG
- a CDS encoding LysR family transcriptional regulator: protein MNPFEDMRIFCQVMDSGSFTAAADQLGLSKQFVSRRLMQLEERLGVRLLNRSTRRLDVTPLGQSYYESALRLLGEVEQVEQGIAGQTAEPRGTLRLSAPLSFAVAHLGCLLPQFLQRYREVTVEVDLSDRPVDLLGEGYDLALRIGVLEDSTLIARRIAAIERVYCASPAYLAERGTPLKPEDLHGHDCLPYGHGRSVQWRFNAGPGKPLLVNVAGRMRVNNGELLRDAAVAGMGITYLPTFIVGSALKDGRLVPVLDEFRPEPLTLSAVYPQHRQTSRPVQALIEFLRERLDPAHCVL, encoded by the coding sequence ATGAACCCCTTTGAAGACATGCGTATCTTTTGCCAGGTCATGGACTCCGGCAGCTTCACGGCGGCGGCCGATCAATTGGGCCTGTCCAAGCAGTTCGTCAGCCGCCGGCTGATGCAGTTGGAAGAGCGCCTGGGCGTGCGCTTGCTCAACCGCTCGACCCGGCGCCTGGACGTCACGCCGCTGGGCCAGAGCTACTACGAATCGGCGCTGCGCCTGCTCGGCGAAGTGGAGCAGGTCGAGCAGGGCATCGCCGGGCAGACCGCCGAACCGCGCGGCACCCTTCGCCTCAGTGCGCCGCTGTCGTTTGCCGTGGCCCATCTGGGGTGCCTGCTGCCGCAGTTCCTGCAGCGCTACCGGGAGGTCACGGTGGAAGTGGACCTGAGCGACCGGCCGGTGGACCTGCTGGGTGAGGGCTACGACCTGGCGCTGCGCATCGGCGTGCTGGAGGACTCCACCCTGATCGCCCGGCGCATCGCCGCCATCGAGCGCGTGTATTGCGCCAGCCCCGCGTACCTGGCCGAGCGCGGCACGCCGCTCAAGCCTGAAGACCTGCATGGCCACGACTGCCTGCCGTACGGCCATGGCCGTTCGGTGCAGTGGCGGTTCAACGCCGGACCGGGCAAGCCGCTGCTGGTGAATGTGGCGGGGCGGATGCGGGTCAACAACGGTGAACTGCTGCGGGACGCGGCGGTGGCGGGGATGGGGATCACGTATCTGCCGACGTTCATCGTCGGTTCGGCGCTGAAGGACGGGCGGTTGGTGCCGGTGCTGGACGAGTTCCGGCCCGAGCCGCTGACGCTGTCGGCGGTGTACCCGCAGCACCGCCAGACGTCGCGCCCGGTGCAGGCGCTGATCGAGTTCCTGCGCGAGCGGCTGGATCCGGCGCATTGCGTGTTGTGA